TGAGCCTCAGCACCGCCTCATAGGCGACAAAGACCACCATATTGACAGGGAAGGCGCGGCAGCAATTGAGCACCAGCCCCTTGAAAAGGACCCGGGGTCCCTCCTCTCGCACGCTGGTCACCACACAGTGCAGGAGACCCCGGTAGCGCCTCTGGTCCTGCCCGTCTGCCTGCAGTCTCGACTTGATCACGTCCATGGGGGTGGCCACAGCCCAGGCCAGGACTCCCGCACAGCCCCCAGCCACCAGCACGCCCAGGACATCTGCAGAGAGACCACAGTGCCTTGACTGGGAGCCTGATCGGGGCGCCCAGGGCAGTGCGCCCTGGACTCACTCTTCCAGCCCATCCTCATTTGCAAGTGGCTTGGGAGAGGGGAACGGGACTTGTCCACGGCCACACACTGACTCTGTGACACAGCAAGTCTGTCCTGACTCTTGGTGTTGGGAGAACTGAGGAGCCcaccctgggaggcaggaggccgAGTTCAAGCCCCCACTCGGGTACTGGCGGGCAGCATgacctcaccttggcctcctcatCCTGCTGGGCTCCCCGCCCTGCCAGGTTCCAGCCCCTGCTCACCTGGCTGGCTGTGGCCAGCGGGGCTGAGCCACTCGCAGAGGACGGCGTAGGAAAGGAAGTAGGTGGCAAAGGAGTGGCCGTCCCGTAAGAGCAGGGCCGAGCTGCCCTTGTAGAGGCCGCGCAGCCCCTCCTCACGGGCTACCGTGGCCAGGCAGTGCAGCGGCCCGCGGTACCTGGGCTCTGGGCAGGCTGAGGGCGCAGGACACACGGGGGGCACGGCCGAGGGCCCCGAGGCCGAGAGCCGCCGCTGCTGCTTCTGTGCCTGTGTCTGCGTCTGCAGGCGGACTTTGGCCACCTCAGTGGGCGACGTCAGGAACACCTGGAGCAGAGAAGGAGGCAGGGGTCAGCCACCTGTGGCTCTGCCCACAGCCTGGACCTGGCCTCCCACCGGCCTCATGTTGCCCACGGTGACCTCAGGAGGTTGGGCCTCGAGACCCTGCAGGCTGGCCCAGGGCTTGGGGGCCACGGGGCCCAAAGCCAGCTCTACCCACCCGACGCCAAAGCCTATGCTTCCTCAGCGGCCACATCTCTCCCAGGCCAGCCTGCCAGGCTTCTCCTGGGACGTGTAAGAAAATGTCCATGACCCAGGTTCAAGAACGTATTTAATAACATATCagcaataaaataatatcatggccgggcgcagcggctcatgcctgtaatcccagcactttgggaggtcaaggcaggcagatcatgagatcaggagtttgagagcagcctggccaatatgggtgaaaccccatctctactaaaaatacaaaaattagccgggcatggtggcgcacacctgtagtcccagctactcaggaggctgaggcaggagaattgcttgaacccgggacgcagaggttgtagtgagcggaggTGGTGCCACTaaactctggcctgggcaaccgagcaagactctgtctcaaaaaaaaaaatcactagataTACTGGCTGCCACTTTGTGGGTACTCATTCATGTCGGACTCCACATATGTGCGCTGGGGGCTTTACCCTCATGATTTCACTAAATTCTCGTCATGCCTCTTACAGATGGAGAGACAGAAGCTCCGAGAGTCTCCCTTGCTTGCCCAAGGTTGCTCAGCTCATGAGAGTCAGAGCTGAGAGCTAGGCCTGGTGGTCTGGACCCCTGGGCCAGGCCTTCAGCCACTGGGTTGCTCCAGCTGGTTCCCTGCTGTCACCAAGTGCAGAAGTCTGTCTCCCCTGCGGGAGCGagggctccctgagggcaggcgGGCACTGCAGGTGCTCCACGCACAGTTGAGGATGGAGAAATGCCCGCATCCAGCAATGGCCGACTGTGTTCAGGCATCTCCGTGTCTGGAGCCATGAGTGCCCGGGGCCTGCCTATTCACCTCCCCGTGGTGGCTTCTAGGTGACCTTCTGACCATGACAGGGAGAGTCGCTTTGGTCACAGCCCCCTTCCCGAGGGGGCCGTGCTGGGCAGGACAGCAGCGACCCCCTCATCTGTGTGCTGCTGAGGGATTCCAGGCCCAGCCCAGGCGGGATGCGAGTTCCTCTCCCACAGCCCTGGCTCCATGCATGGCCTCCAGTGTCTGCCCTcatcaagcctcagtttccccacttgcCAGTATGGATAACCTCTCAGACCCCGCAGTCTCTCTTGGGCCTTCCCCACCCTGGCTGCCCCTACTCACGCGGACGAGGCCGGAAGCGCATCCCGAGAGCGTGATGTCGGCCTTGGCGGGCTTGGCGTCAGGGCTGCCGTACCGGAGACGGCAGATGTGCGCCAGGCAGTGGCGGTAGGTGCCAAAAGACACGGAAGATACCAGGGACACCGTGCACACGGGCAGCAAGAGGCCCCGGTAGAAGCCCCACACCTAGCAGATGGGATCCAGGTCAGGCCAGGGCCCCGCCAGGAGGAGGAGCCACCCAAGGGAGCCCACACTCAGCCCTGCTCCACACTCTGCTGTCTGACCTCGGGAAGTTCATTCACGgcctcagggcctcagtttcctctgctATAAGATGGAAGTCACAAGGGGGAACCTGAAGAGTCAGAGGACCAGGCCCAACCCAGCCCAGCTGCTTgatgatgatgaacttttttttttttttttttttttttggagatagattctcgctcttttgcccaggctggagtgcagtggcacgatcttagctcactgcaacctccgcatcccaggttcaagcgattctcctgcctcagcctcctgagcagctgtgattacaggtgcctgccaccacctccagctaatttttgtatttttagtagagacggggtttcaccatgttggcaaggctggtctcaaacccctgaccacaggtgatccacctgcatcggcctcccaaagtgctaggattacaggtgtgagccaccgcacctggcctgacaaTGAACTATTAACAGCATGTTCTGCCACTGCTGCTTTCACAAGCTAGCCCCTGGCCTGCACCAAGCCCCAAGTCCGCGTAGGAGAATGTTGCCAAGTCCTGCTCTGGA
The sequence above is drawn from the Nomascus leucogenys isolate Asia chromosome 22a, Asia_NLE_v1, whole genome shotgun sequence genome and encodes:
- the SLC25A47 gene encoding solute carrier family 25 member 47 — translated: MDFVAGAIGGVCGVAVGYPLDTVKVRIQTEPKYTGIWHCVRDTYHQERVWGFYRGLLLPVCTVSLVSSVSFGTYRHCLAHICRLRYGSPDAKPAKADITLSGCASGLVRVFLTSPTEVAKVRLQTQTQAQKQQRRLSASGPSAVPPVCPAPSACPEPRYRGPLHCLATVAREEGLRGLYKGSSALLLRDGHSFATYFLSYAVLCEWLSPAGHSQPDVLGVLVAGGCAGVLAWAVATPMDVIKSRLQADGQDQRRYRGLLHCVVTSVREEGPRVLFKGLVLNCCRAFPVNMVVFVAYEAVLRLTRGLLT